The DNA window CGATAGGCCTCGTACCCTCTGGCGCCCAATTCCGCTCTCCGCGCAGGATTCGCGCGCAGCGATTCGATCGCCGCGCCCAGCTCCCGGCTGTTCCGATAGAGCAGCCCCCCCCCGCTCATCGTCACCAGCTCCGACAAGGCGCCGATGTCACGCGCAATCACAGGCGTCTTCAAGGAGAAGGCTTCCGCGACCACCTGCCCGAAGGTCTCGTAGCAGAGCGACGGCACGACCACCGCCGCCGCACCGGTATACAATTGCCGCAACCGCTCAAACGGCAGGGAGCCAAGAAACTTCACGCGCGGACTGTCTTGGGCCAGGCGTTTCAGCTCGGCCTCATACTGACCGGCCCCTGCCACCCAAAGATCGGCCCGGTCCTGCTGTGTAAAGAAGGGAATCACCTCTTGCAGACCCTTCAGCTTTTCCAACCGCCCGACATAGAGGAAATAGGGCCGTTCCCCGCTCATTGGCTGCATGGGTAGGGAGTCAACGGGCTGGGTGTTGACCGGCTGTGAGGGGATGAACATCGGAATCACGGTCTTTTCGACCGTTGCGCCCATATGCCGATGGGCATCGGACGCGAATTGGCTGGGCGAGATCACGGCATCGAGATGCCGGAGCGCCCGATCCAGCATGCTCGTATAGCGCCAGAGCTGCGGAGGCCGCCGATAGGACAGCTGGCAGGTCAGGCAACTCGGTTTCGCACAGGCTTCCTGGTTGAACTTAAACAGCACATGCGTCGGGCACAGCAGCCAATACTCATGCGTCGTGTAGAGCTTGATGGCCCGGCCATATTCGAAGACTTTCGGCCCCCCCACCAGCGAGACATTGTGGTAATGGATCACGTCGAACCGGCCTTCGCCGAGAATCCGCTTAATCTTTCCGGCCTTCAAACCGGGAATGCCCAACTGCTGGGTCAGGAGCGGCGACAGAATGCCGGCTTTGCTTTTGAGGCTGTGCAGCGTGATGCGGGGATGGCTTGGCCACTCGCCGGCCGGCTCCGCGGGATGCTGCGCATAATAGGCGTCGCGGCAATGAATCACGTCCACGGAATGGCCCCGCTCAGCCAGCAGGTTGGAGAGACGATACACAAACATGCCGTCCCCCCCAAAACTATAGGGAGGATAGAATGTGGTGACCATGCAAAACCGCAGGGACGGCCCCATCACCGAACCTCGTTGAGCACCCGGTCAAACAGCGCCCTCGTGGACTGCGCCGCCAGCTCCCACGTAAACAACTTCGACCGTTCAAGCCCGGCCCGGCTCATCCGGTCTCTGGCTGAGTCACTGCCCAACACATCGCGAAGATGCGCCAGGAGCTGATCCGGACGTCCCGGATCGAAAAACACACCGGCCTCCCCCACCACTTCCGGCAATGATCCCCTGTCGCTGGCAATCACCGGGGTCCCGCAGGCCATCGCTTCGACCGCGGGAAGCCCAAATCCCTCTTCCAGGGACGGCAGCACTAACGCCTGTGCCAGATTGTATAGGACCACGAGTTCGCTGTCCGGAACGTACCCGGTAAACAGCACTCGATCCGCAAGATCCAACTGGTCGATTTTGGCTTGTAATGCAGCGTAATGGGAGAAAAACACGTCGCCCTTATAGTCGCCCACCAGCACGAGCTTGTGCTGTGTAAAGCGAGCGTCCGCCAAGAGCTGATGGAAGGCCTCGACCAACACCCCTAAGTTTTTGTGCGGGCTGATGCCTCCGACATAGATCAGAAAGGGTTCATCGGACTGCAATCCATATGTCCGCAAGATCGTGGCGGCCCCGTCCAGGCTCGGCAAACGGACGAACGCATCGTTTGGACCTTCAGTGGTCGTTTCGACCAGCGCCGCAGGGATTCGGCAATAGTCCACAATCTGCAGTTTGGCATGGTGGGAGACGGTCAGAATCCTGTCCGATTGCCAGAGCGCGATCTTCTGCTTGAGCTTCCAAAACAGAAGCGATTTCCGGTTGGGGAACACGCGCTCGGGATGATGGTCCGCAATCATGTCGTGAATCGTCACGATCACTTTGCAGCGGTTCAGGATCGGAAAATAGGAATAGACCGCGGGAAAGAAAAACAGATCGAGCGGCTCCTGTGACACCACGCGGGTCAACGCCCATAAATCCTTGAGCGAGCGGTTCCCCGAGGCGGCGGCGGCGACGGTCGGAGAGACGTCTGTCGATGCCACGACCAGCCGGACGCCTGGGGGAAACTCGCTCGCACGGGCCGTATCTCCATCCACAAAGAAGATGTACTCGCGCTCCCGATCGGCCGCCACCAGCGCCGTCAGCAATTCCCTGGTAAACCGTCCGAACCCCCGGCGGTTCGACCAGCAGCAGGCATCCACGCCGATGCGCACCTTTCGCGCAGAAGTCCCCGCGCCTGACGATCCGGATGGCGCTATGCCCATTGCCGCACACTCTCCCCTTCTCCGCACAAATAGCCCATCAGCTCCCCACAGGCCCAACTCGTCATGAACAGCACCAGATAAGGCATGGCGGCCGTCAATTCCCGCAGATGCCGCCCCCGCCGAAGAACCACCCGCGCGATGCGCAACGGGAGGATGACAGGAAGCAGCATCGAGCCGGCCGCATACCCCAGCCTCGTCAGGACCGCAGCCGCAGCCATCCGTCTCCCGGCATAGTGGCGGCCATGATGAAAGGTCTGCCGGAGGACAGTGCCTGCCCGATAGTTCAGATTGTGATAGACCACGGCATCGGGAGCCAAATGCAGCCTATGCCCCCGGCCGCGCAGCCGCTCATGGAGAAAGGCCTCAAAAAACCCATCGCGATACTCATCTTGAATCTGTTCCAACACCGTCCGCGCATAGGACACGTTGTTCCCGGAGAGGGTCGGGCTCGCGCCTTCTATGCAGGGCAGCATATATTTTCCATATTCATAGAAGTACACGGCCCAATCCAGGGCCCGATGCCTGCCCACCCGCTCCACCGCTCCGCCGACGATCTCGTGCCCGGCTTCGTGAGCCCGCCTGATGGCGCGGCACCAGGCCGGCGCCACTATACTGTTGTCCTCCAGCAACGCCACGATTCTGCCCGATGCGGCCTGGATGCCCATCGTGCGTAAGGCCGGCACGGTCGTGCCCGGAGGCGCCTCGATCAACCGGACAAAGGGAAACGAGGCTTCAATCGAACGGCCGGCGCCGCCACAACAATTACTGACTGCGATGACCTCGATCTCTCCACCTGCACCCTGCTCGCGTAGCGAAGTCAGACAGGCCTCCAGACCGGCCCGCGAATGAGCCGACGCGATAACCACAGAGAACTCGATACGCCTTGTCTGCGACTGGCTCATTCAACCTCTAACAGACTGTCACCGGATCCCAGGAGATAGCCGACAAATTCTCCGGCCGCATAACTCACCATGAACGCCGCCTGTAACGGCAGTGTTCGCAGAAACGTGCCGACCTGCTGCTGTTTGTTCAACACCTGGCGCGTCATTCTCCACAGCATGAGTCCCGGAAGCAGCGGCGACGCACAACAGTACACCAGCCGGACGGGAAGCGACGTGCGCTTCCGCCGCATGCCCGCGAACGACCGTGAATAGTAGTAGCGCTGAGCCATGAAGTACCAGAAACCAAACTCTTTCTTATGGCTGACCACGATCGACGGCGCGGAAAGAAACGTAACGCCCTGCTTGCTCAGTTCCTGGTGCAGGAAGAATTCCCAACATTCCTTCTTCACCGACTCATCGACCCGATCCAGGATCGCCTTGCGGTACGACACATTATTGCCGGTAATGCCGGACACCTCTCCGTCCGGGATGGGCGGCATGACCCCGCTGTACTCGCAGAGGAACACGGCCCAATCGATCAAGCGCTCGACACTCCCGTTAACCACCGTTCCGCCGACCGCCTGATACCCCCTGTCATGGGCCTTGAAGATCTCGCGGAACCATCCGTCCTGCACGATGCAATGGTCTTCGATGATCGTGACGATCTCCCCCGTCGCGCGGGCCATCCCGATCGCGCGCAATTCCGGAATGCCCAATCGTTTCTCAAAATGGACCAGCGTGACGTCCGGGAAATGCTTGGCCACATGCGCGGCTGTGCCATCCTGGCAGCAACAGAGCACCAGGATCTCCACCTGAAAGCCCTTCCGTTCCCGCTCCAGGGCAGTCAAACACTCATGAATCGACGGCAGCCGGTTGACGCAGGCAATGACGACAGAGATGGTTCGGTTAGTCATCGGTATGAATGCTCCAGTGAAAATGTCATCGAATCCACTCACCAC is part of the Nitrospira sp. genome and encodes:
- a CDS encoding glycosyltransferase — its product is MTNRTISVVIACVNRLPSIHECLTALERERKGFQVEILVLCCCQDGTAAHVAKHFPDVTLVHFEKRLGIPELRAIGMARATGEIVTIIEDHCIVQDGWFREIFKAHDRGYQAVGGTVVNGSVERLIDWAVFLCEYSGVMPPIPDGEVSGITGNNVSYRKAILDRVDESVKKECWEFFLHQELSKQGVTFLSAPSIVVSHKKEFGFWYFMAQRYYYSRSFAGMRRKRTSLPVRLVYCCASPLLPGLMLWRMTRQVLNKQQQVGTFLRTLPLQAAFMVSYAAGEFVGYLLGSGDSLLEVE
- a CDS encoding glycosyltransferase family 4 protein, producing MGPSLRFCMVTTFYPPYSFGGDGMFVYRLSNLLAERGHSVDVIHCRDAYYAQHPAEPAGEWPSHPRITLHSLKSKAGILSPLLTQQLGIPGLKAGKIKRILGEGRFDVIHYHNVSLVGGPKVFEYGRAIKLYTTHEYWLLCPTHVLFKFNQEACAKPSCLTCQLSYRRPPQLWRYTSMLDRALRHLDAVISPSQFASDAHRHMGATVEKTVIPMFIPSQPVNTQPVDSLPMQPMSGERPYFLYVGRLEKLKGLQEVIPFFTQQDRADLWVAGAGQYEAELKRLAQDSPRVKFLGSLPFERLRQLYTGAAAVVVPSLCYETFGQVVAEAFSLKTPVIARDIGALSELVTMSGGGLLYRNSRELGAAIESLRANPARRAELGARGYEAYRQEWTAEQHLDRYLALIDRISRQKGIEHVSPNKI
- a CDS encoding glycosyltransferase, with protein sequence MVIASAHSRAGLEACLTSLREQGAGGEIEVIAVSNCCGGAGRSIEASFPFVRLIEAPPGTTVPALRTMGIQAASGRIVALLEDNSIVAPAWCRAIRRAHEAGHEIVGGAVERVGRHRALDWAVYFYEYGKYMLPCIEGASPTLSGNNVSYARTVLEQIQDEYRDGFFEAFLHERLRGRGHRLHLAPDAVVYHNLNYRAGTVLRQTFHHGRHYAGRRMAAAAVLTRLGYAAGSMLLPVILPLRIARVVLRRGRHLRELTAAMPYLVLFMTSWACGELMGYLCGEGESVRQWA
- a CDS encoding glycosyltransferase family 1 protein, whose product is MGIAPSGSSGAGTSARKVRIGVDACCWSNRRGFGRFTRELLTALVAADREREYIFFVDGDTARASEFPPGVRLVVASTDVSPTVAAAASGNRSLKDLWALTRVVSQEPLDLFFFPAVYSYFPILNRCKVIVTIHDMIADHHPERVFPNRKSLLFWKLKQKIALWQSDRILTVSHHAKLQIVDYCRIPAALVETTTEGPNDAFVRLPSLDGAATILRTYGLQSDEPFLIYVGGISPHKNLGVLVEAFHQLLADARFTQHKLVLVGDYKGDVFFSHYAALQAKIDQLDLADRVLFTGYVPDSELVVLYNLAQALVLPSLEEGFGLPAVEAMACGTPVIASDRGSLPEVVGEAGVFFDPGRPDQLLAHLRDVLGSDSARDRMSRAGLERSKLFTWELAAQSTRALFDRVLNEVR